TGCTCGCAATGTCGGCTGCCAGCGCGGTCACCGCGCTCATCAGGGCCGGCAGGTCGGCATAGGCTCGATTGACCAGGCCAATGGCCTGCGCCTCCTGACCGTCGACCGTACGCCCGGTATAGGCGAGCTCGCGCATCATGCCGTCGCCGATGATTCGCGGCAGCCGCTGCAGTGTGCCGACATCGGCGGCCATGCCCATGTCGATTTCCTTGATGGAGAATTGCGCGTCGACGGTGCTGTAGCGCATATCGCAGGCTGCGATCAGATCGATCGCACCACCGATACAATAGCCCTGGACCGCTGCGATCACCGGCTTGCGGCAGTTGTCCACGGCGTTGAACGAGGCTTGAAGCTTGAGAATCTGGCGGCGTAGGCGTTCGGCATTCCGACCCACGTCGCTGCCGATCTGGCTTGCCGCCTGCGCCAGCAACTGCAGGTCGATGCCCGCGGAAAAATGCTTGCCTTCGCCGGACAGGATCACCACCCGAACCTCATCCGTATCGTCGATCCACCGAAAGATGTCGACAATCTCGCTCCAGAAGGCGGCGTTCATGGCGTTGACCTTGTCCGGCCGGTTGATCGCGACATAGGCGATCTTGTCCTTCAACTCCACACGGAAGGCTTGGTATTCAGTCACGCTATCACCCTCGACAGCCGAGGCACCTCAGTGCCTGAAAACAGTTAAACAGCTCCGCGGCAGGGACTGCTCTCAACCGAGCAACTATAACAACAGCCGGATGAAAGTCGATGCGGGTCGGTGTGATGCAGCCCACGCCTTGCGCAGAACGCCTACCCCTCGAGTATGCAATCGACGGTATAGCGCGTGCCGTCCGGATGTTCTTCACGCTGCAGTCCGTGCACATCGGCGTCGAACCCGGGGAAACGCTCGGCAAAACGCTGGGCGAAGTCCAGATAGTCGAGGATCGATCGCGTCTCAGCAGTGAAGCGCTCGCCCGGCATGATCAGCGGAATCCCTGGCGGATATGGCACCAGCATCACAGCGGCGATGCGGCCTTCAAGCGCATCGATGGGTACGGCTTCGACCTCACCGCGGACCAGCTTGTCGTAAGCGTCCGCTGGCTTCATCGCCAGTGCAGGCAGCGCCGTGTACATGCGCCGCATGGCCTTGGCGGTGGCGTTCTCCCGGTAGCAGTCGTGTAGCGAGTCGCACAGATCCCGCAGGCCCATGCCGACATACTGACTGCCTCCCGCCTGGACGATGCTCGGCAACGCATCACACAACGACAGGTTATTGTCGTAGTGACGCTTGAACTCCAGCAGCTCCGTCAGCA
This DNA window, taken from Stutzerimonas stutzeri, encodes the following:
- a CDS encoding crotonase/enoyl-CoA hydratase family protein, coding for MTEYQAFRVELKDKIAYVAINRPDKVNAMNAAFWSEIVDIFRWIDDTDEVRVVILSGEGKHFSAGIDLQLLAQAASQIGSDVGRNAERLRRQILKLQASFNAVDNCRKPVIAAVQGYCIGGAIDLIAACDMRYSTVDAQFSIKEIDMGMAADVGTLQRLPRIIGDGMMRELAYTGRTVDGQEAQAIGLVNRAYADLPALMSAVTALAADIASKSPVAIRGTKEMIRYMRDHRVDDGLEYIATWNAAMLQSADLKVAMAAHMSKQKPDFAD